GCGCCCTCAAGGATGACATCATCTACGAGGTGCACGTGCGCGGCCTCACCAAGGGCGACTCGAGCATCGCCGCCGCCTACCAGGGCACCTACAAGGGCGCGGGCCTGAAGGCCGCGTCGCTGGCGGCCCTGGGCGTCACCGCGGTGGAGTTCCTCCCCCTGCAGGAGACGGACAACGACGACAACGACGTCATCGCCAACACCACCGCGGACGACAACTACTGGGGGTACATGACCCTCAACTTCTTCTCGCCGGACCGCCGCTACTCCTCCGACAAGACGCCGGGCGGCCCCACGCGCGAGTTCAAGGAGATGGTCAAGGCCTTCCACGACAACGGCATCAAGGTCTTCATCGACGTGGTCTACAACCACACCGGTGAGGGCGGCGCGTGGAGCTCCACGGACAAGAACACGTACAACGTCTTCACCTACCGCGGCCTGGACAACCCCACGTACTACAGCCTGACCAGCGACTTTCAGAACAGCTGGGACAACACGGGCGTGGGCGGCAACTTCAACACCTTCAACCCCACGGCCAAGAACGTCATCCTCCACTCGCTGAAGTACTGGAAGGACGAGCTGGGGGTGGACGGGTTCCGCTTCGACCTGGCCTCGGTGCTGGGCAACACCTGCCAGCACGGCTGCTTCAACTACGACAAGACGAACTCCGGCACGGCGCTCAACGCCATCTGGAGCAACCTGTCCCCGCGTCCGGCCGGCGGCGGCACCGGCGCGGACCTCATCGCCGAGCCGTGGGCGATCGGCGGCAACAGCTACCAGGTGGGCAACTTCCCCAGCGGCTGGGCGGAGTGGAACGGGTACTACCGCGACACCTTCCGCAAGGACCAGAACCAGATGGGCGTGGCGACGGTGACGCCGGGCGAGCTGGCCTCGCGCTTCGCGGGCTCCTCGGACCTGTACGGGGATGACGGCCGCAAGCCGTACCACTCCATCAACTTCATGGTGGCCCACGACGGCTTCACCCTGAAGGACCTCTACACCTGCAACAGCAAGAACAACCTCCAGCCCTGGCCGTACGGCCCGTCGGATGGTGGCGAGGACCACAACGTCAGCTGGGACCAGGGAGGCGTGGCCGCGGACCAGCGCAAGGCGGCGCGCAACGGCCTGGCGTTCCTGATGCTGAGCGCCGGCACGCCGATGTTCAACGGCGGCGACGAGTTCCTGCGCACCCAGAGCTGCAACAACAACGCGTACAACCTGGACTCGAGCGCCAACTGGCTCAACTACGCGCTGAGCACGGAGCAGACGTACTTCAAGACGTTCGCCCAGCGGCTCATCGCCTTCCGCAAGGCGCACCCGGCGCTGCGCCCGGCCAACTTCTTCAGCGGCGTGGACAACAACGGCAACGTGATGGAGCAGATGCGCTGGTTCCAGCCGACCGGCGCCGTGGCCGACTCCACGTACATGGGTGACGGTAACAACCACGCGCTGGCCTTCCGCATCGACGGCACCGAGCTCGGTGACTCGGCCGCCGCCATCTACGTGGCCTACAACGGCTGGAGCGGCGCGGTGGACTTCAAGCTGCCCTGGCCCTTCGCCGGCAAGCAGTGGTACCGCGTGACGGACACCTGCAACTGGGCCGAGGGCACCAACCAGGTGGCCAGCCCCGGCACCGAGGCGCTCATCGGCGGCGAGAACACCCTCTACAACGTGTGCGGCCGCGGCCTCCTCGTGCTGATCGCGAAGTAGTGCACTGAGGGGGCAGAGCGGTTCATCGCGGGGCGCGGGCCAGTGAGGGCCGCGCCCCGTGGTGTTTCATCACCGCGCCCCACCGCCCGACGGAACGGGGACGGGCACCTGGGAGGCCGCGGTGTCCGCCTCCTCGTCCTCGGCCTCCTCGCTGGGGGTGTCCATCGCGGCCTCGGTGGACACGGAGGCCTCGGTGACCACGGTGGGCAGCGGGGCGCTCGCGGAGCGCAGGAGCGCCAGGGCCGGCTGCTCGCGGCGCAGCGCCACGTACCCCTTCACCGCCACCTTCAGGCCCACGTCCTTCTTCGCCCGCTCCGACAGGAACCACTTGTGCTCCAGCACCTGGCAGTAGAGCTCGGCCTCGTCGATCGCCGGCCCGAGCTCCCGCTCCAGCTGGCTCATCGTCGGCCGGAAGCGATCATCCATCCAGCGGAACGCCGCCACGCTCAGCGGCACGCTCCGGTTCAGCTCGCGCGTCAGCGTGGCCTTCACCTCGCGAATCTCGTTGAGGATGAGCGCCGCCTGCCGCTCCTCCGCCACCAGGCCCGTCAGGTTGTGCAGCTGGTGCCGGTGGTACTCGCGGTCCGTCACGATGGTCCGCATCCGCAGCTGGCTCCCGTCGCCGCTCGCCACCAGGTCCACCTCGCTCACCGAGAAGCCCAGCTCGTTGAGCGCGCGGATGCGCTCGTGGATGCGGTAGCTCTCGCGCGCCGAGATGGAGATCTCCTTGTGCGTCTCCGACCAGAGCCGCTCGTAGCGCTGGCGGATGCTCCGGGCCGTCTCGTACACATCGAGCGTGTGGGGCAGCTCCACCATCGCCGCCAGGTCCGCGAGCCCGCCGGTGACGTTCTCCTCCATGATCATCAGGTCCAGGTTGCGCTGGCCGTCCGAGAGCTTCGCGTGCAGCTCCGAGGTCTCCGCGTCCACCGCGTACGCCTGGAGCTCGCCCGCGTCGCGGCGGAAGAGCACGTTGGACAGGGAGCAGTCACCCCAATAGAAGCCACCGAGGTGCAGCCGCACCAGCAGGCTGGCCATCGCGTCCAGCAGCCGCTCGCGGTAGCGCTCCAGGCCCTTGTTCATGAAGAGCACCCGGTAGGGCAGCGACGAGGGCAGGTACTGGGTGAGCAGCACGCCCGTCTCGTCCTTGGGCTCGCCCGGCACGCGCATCCGCGCGAAACCCACCGCCGTCACCGCCGGCAGCCGCCGGTCCTCCAGCCCTCGCAGCACGTCATACTCGCGCTGCCCCACCGGCACGGGCAGCTCCTTGAGCGCGTAGATGTCCGTGCCGTAGCTGACGAAGACGACGGTGTGCCGGGAGAGGCCTCGAGGCACTTCCACCAACCGCGAGCACACCTTCGGGTTCCAATCCCCCAGTGGCAGGTGCCACGGCAGATCCAGGAAGTCCGGGTGGCCCTGGCGAAGGTGCAGCGCGGTGAGCCCATGAGACGAGGTCATGGACCGCCATCCTACCCCGTGTGAACGATTCCCACTGAACACGTGCACTCCCCGGACACATCATTAGAATCCTCGTCGTATGGAAAACATTCAGGGATGGACGGCCCTCGTCACCGGGGCCGGTTCGGGAATCGGCGAAGCGTGTGCCCTCGCGCTCTCCCAGGCGGGAGCGCGGCTGGTGCTGGTGGGGCGCCGGGGCGAGAAGCTCGAGGCGCTGGCGGCGAAGCTCCAGACGCCCGCCCATCCGCTGGTGCTGGACGTGCGCTCGCGCAAGGACGTCGAGTCCTCGCTCGCCTCCCTTCCGGCCGAGTTCGCCCAGGTGGACATCCTCGTCAACAACGCGGGCGTCGCGCTGGGCATGGACCCCGCCCACCAGACATCGCTGGATGACTGGGAAGCGATGGTGGACACCAACTGCAAGGGCCTGCTCTACGTGACGCACGCGCTGCTGCCCGGCATGGTGCAGCGCAATCGCGGGCACATCGTGAACCTCGGCTCCGTGGCCGCCACCTACCCCTACCCCGGTGGCAACGTCTACGGCGCGACCAAGGCCTTCGTGCACCAGCTCTCGCAGAACCTGAAGGCGGACCTCGTGGGCACGCGCGTGCGCGTCACCGACGTGCAGCCCGGCATGGTGGAGACCGACTTCTCCCTCGTCCGCTTCAAGGGAGACGAGGAGCGCGCGCGCAAGGTCTACCAGGGCATGGAGGCGCTCACGCCGGAGGACATCGCGGACATCGTCGCGTGGTGTGTCACCCGCCCCGCCCGCGTGAACATCAACGTCGTCGAGGTCATGCCCGCCGACCAGGGCTTCGGCTCCTTCAACATCAAGCGGCGCTGACGGGCCTCACGTGGAGCGCCATCCCCCCCAGGGTCAGCGGACGGTCCACTGCGAGGATGCGCTCGCGTGGTTGGAGGCGCGGAGCGTGCTCGACGGGTGCTCGCTCATCACCTCGATGCCCGACGTGTCCGAGTTCCCCTCGCTCACCGTGGCGGAGTGGAAGGAGTGGTTCGTCCGCACCGCCTCGCTCGTGCTCTCGCGCTGCCCGGACGACGGCGTCACCCTCTTCTACCAGACCGACGTCAAGAAGGACGGGACCTGGGTCGACAAGGGTTACCTCGTCCAGAAGGCCGCCGAGCAATCCGGCCATTCGTTGCTGTGGCACAAGGTGGTGTGCCGCGCTCCTCCGGGCAACATCACCTTCGGGCGGCCCGCGTACTCGCACCTGCTGTGCTTCTCGCGAGGCCTGCGGCTGGACCTGTCGAAGTCCACCGCCGATGTGCTCCCCCAGGCCGGCGAGGTGACGTGGACCCGGGGCATGGGCGTGCAGGCCTGTCTCGTCGCCTGCCGCTTCGTGCTGGAGAACACGTCCACCCGCACCATCGTGGATCCGTTCTGCGGCCACGGCTCCGTGCTCGCCGTCGCCAACTCGCTGGGACTGGATGCGGTGGGCGTCGAGCTCAGCCGCAAGCGGGCGAAGAAGGCCCGGGCGCTCAGGTTTCCGTTCGGAAGCGAGGAGCCCTCGGACGAAGAGGGCCCAGAGCCGGAGTCCTGACGGGGCCGCTCAAATCAGCGGTCCCTGCACGGAGGGGACATCCAGTCCTCCCTCCAACCGGGGCCGCTCCTCCCTCTCGAGGAACTCGAACAGCGCCGTCATCACCGCGTGGGGCTGGTCCCACATCACGAAGTGCTTCGCGTTCGCCACCCGGACCAGCTTCGCGCCCGGTATCTCCCACGCCAGCCGCTCGCCCCACTTCACCGGCTGGAAGACGTCGTCCACGCCCCACACCACCCGCGTGGGCACCGCCATGTGCCCCAGCCTCGGCACCAGCTCCTGCGTCTGGTTCGTGTTCAGCGCCGCCGCGTTGCGTACCAGGGAGGTCTTCCCCACCTCCGTCGCGTATGGCGCCAGCAATCCGTCCAACACACCGTCCGGCGGGGCCGTCGCGAAGCCCGTCCGCTTCAGCGCCATCCTCAACGCCCGCTGCACCGCCCTCGCCGACAGCCGCCTCGCCACACCCGGGTGTCCCAGCTGCATCATCAGCTCGATGGGCCACGAGTCGAAGCAGATGCTGTTCATCAGGCAGAGCCTCGACACCCGCCGGGGGAAGCGGACCGCCAGGTGCTGCGCCACGCCTCCGCCGATGTCGTGCCCCACGACGGTGGCGTCCATCACCCCCAGCCGGTCCATCCACGCATCCAGCGCCTCCGCCTGCCGCGCGATGGAGCGGTCGAAGTCGTCCCGCCGGTCCGAGTACCCGTACCCCAGCAGGTCCGGAATCAGCACCCGGTGCGTCATCGACAGCGCCGACAGCAACCCGCTCCACAGGAAGCCCCACGTGGGAATCCCGTGCAGCAGCACCAGCGGCGCTCCCCGCCCCTCGTCCACGTAGCTGATGAAGCGGTGGCCCAGCTCCACCACCCGCTGCCTCGCCTGGTAGTCGCGCCAGTTCATCGCAGCTCTCCCGCCACCACGAAGTCCGGCACCAGCCGCGCCTCGGCCGGGAAGGGCAGCCGCCGCTCCACCTCTCTCGCGTCGCACACCAGCGTCGCCATCGCGAGCACCAGCACCGGCAGCCGCCACTCGAACTGGACCGTCATCCGCTGGATGACCTCCGCGTCCTCGTGCAGCACCTCCACGCGCTCCCTGGACAGCGCCACCTCGTACGGCAGGTTCCGCGCCAGCCGCCTCGACAGGGCCAGCAGCGCGTCACAGGCGCGGGCCCACTCCTCGCCCTTCATCCTCGGCTTGAGCCGCGTCCACACCGCCCCCAGGTACTCCGGCCACATCGCCAGCCCCCGGAAGTCTCCCGGCAGTGACGGCGGTCCCACCGTCTCCTGGATGTCCTTGAAGAGGCCGCGCAGCCGCGCGTCGTCCGGCGGCTCCGACACCCACTCCATCGCCATCATCCGCGCCGGAGCGCCCCGCTCGATGCGCTCGGCGCTCCCCAGCGGTTGCAGCGTGCCCACCGGCTCGTCCCGCAGCGCCAGTTGCACCGCCGAGGTGAACACCAGCATCTTCGGATTGAGGTAGTGGTACAGCTCCAGCGCCCCTCGCAGCTGGTAGCGCTGGCTCTCGCCCAGCGGCACCGCGTCCCAGGCGCCCAGCGGGGGGCCCAGGCGCTCCGCCGCGTCCACCGCCCACACGCGCACCTCGTCCGCCGCCGACTCGAAGGCCCGCGTCTCCGCGTTCGGGCCCATCGCCTCCCACATCCCCACGAGGAAGCGCTCGAAGCGCGCCCACGTGTGCACCGTCACGTCCAGCCCCGTCACCCGCAGCGTCCGCCGCATCTCGTGCAGCACCCGCTCCACGTCCCCGTGAGCCTCGCGCTCGCTCACCTGCTTCGGTCCGGCCATGGACGCACCTCCTCCGGTCGGAAGATGGAGCGTGCATCCATGGGGGGGCAGTCAGCGGGCGGCGGGAGGACCGGTCACTCGGCCCTCCCCTGGCCGCGCGTCCGGCGCGCCTACTTCGAGCGCTTCGGCGGAACGTTGGCCGACAGCGCGGGGAACACCTTGCGCCACTCCGGCACCTCGTCCTCGGATGGCGCGCTGCTCGGCGCGGTCCGGGCGCCCCTGGCGGGCTGCGGGGGCGGAGCCGCGGCGGGACGCGCCTCCTGGGCCCTCGCCGCCGGGACGGGCGCGGAAGCGGCCCGGGCACCTCTCCGCCCGCGACCCACCCCGAGCAGGGGGCCGATCGCATCGGCGATCCGGGTCAGCTCCTCCATGCTCTTGCGCGCTTCCTTGAGACGAGCGACGCCCACCTTCAGCCTTCGATCGAGCTCAACGGGCAATGCCGGTCC
This is a stretch of genomic DNA from Archangium violaceum. It encodes these proteins:
- a CDS encoding isoamylase, with product MKRPTGIRHPWRSLLAASLLATPILSCGPAQEADLLPLEGGQEDVGSAKQGAISWTLGAQYDATKSNITFNVYSSRATRIEVYLYNTAYGAQEKVKYVLTKDTATNVWTKTVSVATLQSSYGITGTVYYGYRAWGPNWTYNSSWTKGSSLGFVSDVDAQGNRFNPNKLLIDPYALEISHDPTNASNTDGTIYASGPTYRNVDSGAKAPKGIVLAPDTTSYGTKPTRALKDDIIYEVHVRGLTKGDSSIAAAYQGTYKGAGLKAASLAALGVTAVEFLPLQETDNDDNDVIANTTADDNYWGYMTLNFFSPDRRYSSDKTPGGPTREFKEMVKAFHDNGIKVFIDVVYNHTGEGGAWSSTDKNTYNVFTYRGLDNPTYYSLTSDFQNSWDNTGVGGNFNTFNPTAKNVILHSLKYWKDELGVDGFRFDLASVLGNTCQHGCFNYDKTNSGTALNAIWSNLSPRPAGGGTGADLIAEPWAIGGNSYQVGNFPSGWAEWNGYYRDTFRKDQNQMGVATVTPGELASRFAGSSDLYGDDGRKPYHSINFMVAHDGFTLKDLYTCNSKNNLQPWPYGPSDGGEDHNVSWDQGGVAADQRKAARNGLAFLMLSAGTPMFNGGDEFLRTQSCNNNAYNLDSSANWLNYALSTEQTYFKTFAQRLIAFRKAHPALRPANFFSGVDNNGNVMEQMRWFQPTGAVADSTYMGDGNNHALAFRIDGTELGDSAAAIYVAYNGWSGAVDFKLPWPFAGKQWYRVTDTCNWAEGTNQVASPGTEALIGGENTLYNVCGRGLLVLIAK
- a CDS encoding DUF4032 domain-containing protein, with product MTSSHGLTALHLRQGHPDFLDLPWHLPLGDWNPKVCSRLVEVPRGLSRHTVVFVSYGTDIYALKELPVPVGQREYDVLRGLEDRRLPAVTAVGFARMRVPGEPKDETGVLLTQYLPSSLPYRVLFMNKGLERYRERLLDAMASLLVRLHLGGFYWGDCSLSNVLFRRDAGELQAYAVDAETSELHAKLSDGQRNLDLMIMEENVTGGLADLAAMVELPHTLDVYETARSIRQRYERLWSETHKEISISARESYRIHERIRALNELGFSVSEVDLVASGDGSQLRMRTIVTDREYHRHQLHNLTGLVAEERQAALILNEIREVKATLTRELNRSVPLSVAAFRWMDDRFRPTMSQLERELGPAIDEAELYCQVLEHKWFLSERAKKDVGLKVAVKGYVALRREQPALALLRSASAPLPTVVTEASVSTEAAMDTPSEEAEDEEADTAASQVPVPVPSGGGAR
- a CDS encoding SDR family oxidoreductase → MENIQGWTALVTGAGSGIGEACALALSQAGARLVLVGRRGEKLEALAAKLQTPAHPLVLDVRSRKDVESSLASLPAEFAQVDILVNNAGVALGMDPAHQTSLDDWEAMVDTNCKGLLYVTHALLPGMVQRNRGHIVNLGSVAATYPYPGGNVYGATKAFVHQLSQNLKADLVGTRVRVTDVQPGMVETDFSLVRFKGDEERARKVYQGMEALTPEDIADIVAWCVTRPARVNINVVEVMPADQGFGSFNIKRR
- a CDS encoding SAM-dependent methyltransferase translates to MERHPPQGQRTVHCEDALAWLEARSVLDGCSLITSMPDVSEFPSLTVAEWKEWFVRTASLVLSRCPDDGVTLFYQTDVKKDGTWVDKGYLVQKAAEQSGHSLLWHKVVCRAPPGNITFGRPAYSHLLCFSRGLRLDLSKSTADVLPQAGEVTWTRGMGVQACLVACRFVLENTSTRTIVDPFCGHGSVLAVANSLGLDAVGVELSRKRAKKARALRFPFGSEEPSDEEGPEPES
- a CDS encoding alpha/beta fold hydrolase encodes the protein MNWRDYQARQRVVELGHRFISYVDEGRGAPLVLLHGIPTWGFLWSGLLSALSMTHRVLIPDLLGYGYSDRRDDFDRSIARQAEALDAWMDRLGVMDATVVGHDIGGGVAQHLAVRFPRRVSRLCLMNSICFDSWPIELMMQLGHPGVARRLSARAVQRALRMALKRTGFATAPPDGVLDGLLAPYATEVGKTSLVRNAAALNTNQTQELVPRLGHMAVPTRVVWGVDDVFQPVKWGERLAWEIPGAKLVRVANAKHFVMWDQPHAVMTALFEFLEREERPRLEGGLDVPSVQGPLI
- a CDS encoding halocarboxylic acid dehydrogenase DehI family protein; protein product: MAGPKQVSEREAHGDVERVLHEMRRTLRVTGLDVTVHTWARFERFLVGMWEAMGPNAETRAFESAADEVRVWAVDAAERLGPPLGAWDAVPLGESQRYQLRGALELYHYLNPKMLVFTSAVQLALRDEPVGTLQPLGSAERIERGAPARMMAMEWVSEPPDDARLRGLFKDIQETVGPPSLPGDFRGLAMWPEYLGAVWTRLKPRMKGEEWARACDALLALSRRLARNLPYEVALSRERVEVLHEDAEVIQRMTVQFEWRLPVLVLAMATLVCDAREVERRLPFPAEARLVPDFVVAGELR